In the Ammospiza caudacuta isolate bAmmCau1 chromosome 4, bAmmCau1.pri, whole genome shotgun sequence genome, GCTAAGGCAGAAATGATCCCCAAACTAACAAATCAGCTCTCACCTATCTTTTTGGAGCAAGCTTTCTCATACTTTTCTGCTGCCACTCAGTAATAGCATACTGTCTTTTCACAGGAGTGAAAAGGCAAAGGAAGTAATGAATATGCTGAGTGCCCAAGCACATTTTCACTATACCTTTACCAAAGGAGCAGCCATCATTTTACAAAAGTGCTCTGATCAGGGTCTAGCAAATATTATAGCTGGCAGACATGACACATTACATCTGTCATTGCAAAAGCTCACACTATACCACagttaagaaaaaaaggaggtCTAGTTGAAATTTATATATGACCAAAGTGGACACATGCAGGATTACCTGGATCTAAAAGTCTGGAAAGCCCAGGATTGTGTCAATATCTTTGAAACAGATCACTTACAGAAGCCTCTGGGGACAAAGGGGATGTAAAAATCACTTTTTGATTAAAAGCAATGTTGCAACTCCATGGGCAGACAAGGGTTTGCCTTGTCAGAGAgcagagaggctgctgctgcttgtgggACAGGTTGCACAGGCAAACACAGATTTTTTATCGTATTTATGCCAACTCTTTTGAACTGTCCTATGGGACTGAGTGCAGTGAATCACTGGAACTATGTGTACATCTTAATTCTTCTGGTTTTTTAACCTTTCCAGCAGAGAGAACTGAAGAATGCTCTGAATATGATAAGACCTTGGCTGAGCAATTAGCAGAAAAATACTCCAACTCTGCCTACTACCGAGAAACAAAAGCACATTTAGAGAGCATTTCTTCAGGaaacaagaagaaaaccaaaccacttTTCCAGCAAATCACATATGCCAATTCCTTCCTCCACCAGCTGAAATGGGTGTCCAGGCGCACATTTAAAAACCTGATAGGAAACCCTCAGGCTTCCATAGCTCAGGTAAGGCTATTTGTATCTATGGTTTTGTGATATACGTTGAATTTCTTTGGGTACTGGAGTATTAGATAAGTCACAGGGATGGTTTTGCCTCTTGATATCTTGACTGCAGTAAGCATCTGAAGAAAGAGTGCTCAGGGTCTAGGAGTCTGGGCATAAAAGGTGTTCTGAATGCTCCCAAATGTGGGACTGCTCAGTAATTAATTTTGGACTACTGAAAGGCTTTGGGAGGTAAGACCTGTCCTAGCAGGGTATTCTGCTGCTCCCAGTCAGGAGCACATTATGTCCCAAGAAGTTTCACACGTTTGCTCGAGAGCATTCTTCAGATTTGACTCTAATTGCCCAGGCTTGGCACTGTGGGGTTTGGCCTCAAATCCTCTCCCCTGCCAGGAAAAGTTAACAGACTGTGTTTGTGTACTTCATTAAACTTCAGCACAAAACTAAGTGCTGGCAGTTGGCTCAAGTGCAAAAATTTTTTTGCAGCCCTGTAATGTGTGTGCTGTTTGGTTATTTGACTGTTCACATTGGTGATGATGTCTTCTGGACAAGGTGTCATGAAGTCCACAATGGGGTTCAGCACCCACCATGAAAGATAATCACtggctctgtcagtgctgctttttctgAAGGATCAGAACCAAAAGTGTTAACTCCTTCAGAGTTGCACATTGATTTCAAAATGAAGAAAGTTCAGCTGGTGTCTGCAGAGTGACTAATCCTCAGGAATCCCCTAATTCAGGGGCCAAACTCTGCAGCCACAGCGTCACAAAAACTCCCACTGCAATTCTCAGCAATTGGGAGGGGCCAATAGAAAAGTTAGCCTGTAGCCAGGGGTATAAATTAGCTTCATCACGTTTTATATAATGAGGGAATTATATAATGAGGGCTGGTGTGGAGGTCAGAAGGCTTTGAGTACGTGTGTGTGCCTGTAGGTTGATATTATGGGGATCCTTAATTGCTTTGTAAAAGCTTGACCTTGTGACAAGAATTGGACTCTCAAGAACCTCCTTCATAGCCCAAGGTTAATGGTCCTGACTTGTTTCTCACAATCTTTTTTATCTCCCCACTCTCATCAGGGGTGGATTTGTTCAGCATTCTTTGAGGGGTCCATGCCTCATTAAGCCTTTTTTTCATTAATCTGCTCCAAATTGGTCTTAACATGATCCCTGCTTTCCTCTGCAACTGGCTTGGGAGCTGAATTATCCCTGACATTTGCTCCTTTCGGCGGGATCTTAGCAAGAGAAGGTACCAAGGATCAAGTACTTTATGGTGTTAAGACTCTTGCATTGCTCAGGCTTAAAAGTGACAGAACTGCCTGATACCATTGttttcctgagattttttttgtcatttgcaTTTAGCATTTAAAAACTGTGATGCACCCACTTCAGTCTTTTAAGTAAGTCCTGTTATCTCTGCTATTTAAATAGTTACAGACTGCAAATATCAGCATATTTGTAGCCCTGTTGTAGCATCTCATTAAAAACAATCCCATGGGGAAGATGTATGATAGAGCCCAGAGCTCCACACTGTGGAGCATGAGACTAAACTGTCATCCTCGTCCTGGCAGTCAGGAAAACCTTTGAAGCAATGAAAATGATACCTCCcctcctcttttctctttttcccatttAGCTTGGTATTACAGCTCTTCTGGGACTGGTTGTAGGTGCCATCTTCTTTGGGCTTGAGGAGAACTCTGCTGGACTACAGAACAGGTCAGTCAGTCTAGGCAATGGATATTTGAAAACTTGATAAAGCTCCCTTCAAAGGAGCTTAATACCTCTTGAAAGCAAATGCTTCCCTTCACATCAGTAAGGCCAAGCCTGTGTGACTTGGAAGTGAGGATGTGATTTTGTTCCTCTAGCAAGGTCCCTACAGAAGTGAGGGTGTTAAAATATACAGACTTGTGGCTACATAAACCTAGGTAACTAAAGTTGTAATCTTGCAACTGTTTCTACTCACACACTTGAATTTACCAGCAGTAAGAGATTTTCAAATTATGCTGCTCTATGTATCATTTTGACAGCTGTATGACCTGGCCTGACCTGACACATGAGTTTGCCACTATGAAACCTCTGGGTTCTTAATCCCATAAGACTTCATagcatttgtttaaaaacaacCCAGTTTTAAATTGAGTAGGAAGTGCCTTAAATTTTTGTGGAAAAGGTGAAAAGTACTTCTCACACTCTTTATTTTGTTCCTCTCTGTTTGCAGCAGACAAATGCTTCACCTTTAATGTGTCAGGAAATTACAtcaaggaaaaaaccaaaccacaaccCCTCAAAAGAAACCTCAGTTGATTTTCTATATTTTGGCTGCATCAGAGAATGTGCTATCATTGCATGCCAAAAACAAATAATGACTGTACCACATCTATGTCAGGCTTGTTACAGATTCAGGCTCATAGCCAAgagttttccatggattttggGATAGAAGGTCAAACATTACTAAACTTCATGAACTGCACGTGGATTTATGTACTCTGTTGTGGAAACCCTACATTCACATCCCATTTTAAATAACAGCTCACTGTTTTGGTATTTTGCAGAGTGGGTGCAATGTTCTTTCTGACCACCAACCAGTGTTTCAGCAGTGTCTCAGCTCTTGAACTCTTTGTTGTAGAAAAGAAGATATTTATGTAAGTAAAGCATACAAAAAAGATACCAGACTCTGCTGTTAGACTGTGAGTTTTTCTGACATGCCGTAAATGTCATTTAAGTACAGTTAGTGCagaattttcaaattatttcaatgAAAGTGCTCATTGCAAATATACTCTCTTAGTCTATCAGTGAGTTGTCTGCAAACCCCTCAAAAGGTACCTGTGATTACGACTGGCTCAGAGTGTAATATTATTGACACAGTTGGTAAAAACCCCTTGAATACTCAATGTTGGCATTGATTAATAATGTGTGACTTGCTAGTGAGGGCAATAAATGTCATCTAACTGGATTCTTTAAAACTATGCtgtataaaatatgaaaattattcaAACTTTACACTCTGTCTTGATGACATGAGACATAAATTTACTAAAAATTATGTGCACAAATACACTTGCATATGAAAATGTCACCAGTTCTGTACTGTATAGGCTTACTGGACAGCTGCATTATAGCCCAAGTATAAAAGATTTTCTTCTAGTTTGAGCTAGAATACATTTGTCAAGGGGTGAAAATCAAACTGGTTTTTAATGGTTAAATTTGTAGTGCGCTGTACCTATCTCTGTGTTCCAGGCATGAATATATCAGTGGGTACTACAGAACGTCTGCATACTTCATAGCAAAGCTAATGGCTGATTTAATACCCATAAGGACCATGCCCAGCATCATCTTCACCTGCATAGTTTACTTCATGCTAGGCAAGTATGGTCTCCTACAGTCTCACTGCAACCCTCCCAATAAATCATGGCATGTGCATCTTACAGATGTGTATGTATACACAGATGTTTATATAAGCTAAATCCCTACACTGGCATGGCATTGGCTACTGAGCTTACTGTTAGCACTCCATGTtgttttctacagaaaagaCACAAAGATTAAAACATTCATCAGAGAATCTGTGACATGTCTCATCTTCACTGTCCTTAGAAGGAAGCCCTAATGTTTACAACATTGCTTTGATTTATTCCTTTTCATCTATGGCCTTCTTGGCTTCTGATGACTCTTACAAGATACTTTTCTGAACCTTGCAAGAATACctaaaagaaaaggttttattttaagatCTTAATACTGTGTGAATTAATACCAGTTTGTTGGCTTTGGTCTGAGTTTTTACCCTAAGGAATAGGAAACAAGGCCACATCAGCAAGAGGCTCTCAAACTGTGAAACTGGAGAGGAACAGACCTTGCTACTGAATCCATAACCACCTCAAAGCTGCTAGGTTTTTTAGGAGAGCTCTCTGCTGGAAACTAGTGAAATGATGTACAGCTGCCTCTCATGGAAGTGCACTGGAAGTTTCCCCTTTGATGGACAACTTGCAGCCACTTTGGATGTGTGAAGTACAGTACTTCCACACATTCTACTACCTTCAGTCTTACTGCAGTTTTGGGCATACTACTTATTCATCCTCTCTTCCACTGTCAAGACAGACACATAGGGCTGTCACAGGCACCACAGCAGTCTTGGGTCACAGTgacacagcctgtgctggcagacAAGATGTAATTTGAAAGCAGGACACACTAGGAAAATCACGATAGTGTTCAGGTTATGGCAGAGCTTTCAGCAGGATCATTCTGAAGCCCTTCTTGTTCTGATCTTTAAGGTTTGAAACCAACAGCAGAAGCCTTCTTTATAATGATGTTCACTCTTATGATGGTGTCCTACACAGCCACTTCCATGGCACTTGCCattgcagcagggcagagcgtGGTCACTATAGCCAACCTACTCTCGACTGttgcatttgtttttatgatTGTGAGTAGCACTTTTCAGTTCTCTAGTCTGGGTCATGAAATCCCAGAAATGCTGAAATCCAGAAATCCTACTAGCATGGAGTTCAGCTAAATTCTGCAAAAATCTGTTGGGGCTAACATATCctgttttgttctggtttgaGTATCCTGATGCTGTGGGGTGGAATATTTCTCCTTTGAAAGAATAAGAAGTGAGGGGCTGGAGGCCTGGTTATGAGGAGGGGAGTGGTTCCTCTGACTTCTTCTCTGGGCTCTAGCAGACAGAAAACTGCCTGGAAAGTAGGAAAGCCCCTTAGGGCTACATTTCATCCTCTCTCCCTTAACTTTGTGAAAAGCAAATGTGTCTGGCTGAGAGCATGATGTGCAGCCCCCTGTTTTCTCAGACCGCTAGCCCAGCtgtcctccccagctgcagggcccacCTTGGGCATGTTAAACTGGGCAACACACAGCCACAGTCAGGAGATTGGCACTTATGATGAGGCAGAGCTGAACCTACAGCCAAAATCCACATTGCCTCAGACTCAGGGCACACAGGCAAAACCCAGAGCAGTTCCacactgaggagcagcagagagttCACATGAACCTATGTGGGACCCCTAGACAGGAAGCATGTGGGAAGAGCTAGAGAAGGAGCCATGATAAAAGTGTGTAATTTGTAatctggtttattttctttttgttatgGCTTTTTTTTGGTAAACATTGCCTCTAGATTTTCTCTGGGTTGCTGGTCAATCTCACAAGCGTCATGGCCTGGCTCTCTTGGCTCAAATACTTTAGCATCCCTCGCTATGGAATGACAGTAAGTGCTCTGATTTCCTGCATACAAACCTGGAAATGGTTGGCTAGAAAGGAATGTCTTGAACCGTGGTAATGAAATCTTCACACTTGGTGGCCTAACGAGGAAAAGGAAAGCTAATTAGGTACAACAACCTTGGAGTATTGTGCAGTGTCTTGAAACAAGAAGGGCTTCTCATCAACTAGCACCAATTGCTGTTGAGAAGAGCGCATTTCAATAATTTGGAAATACCTCATATGAGAGACACAACTACTACATTCACTGGACTTCGGGTAGCAGAAATGTTTCAAAGTAAAGAACAATGTCATCCCCACCCAAAGAAGTAAAAATCTCCTATTTGTCTTTTCCATCAATCAAACAAAACCTTGCTAAAGCTTTTCTCCTAATTTGCAAAAATTTAAGTCAGAGTGATGTTTTGCAGAGAAATTTGGGCTTTACTGTGCTTGTGCAGAAATAGCCTGGCCTGGGAGAAGGGGTAAAGCCTGTTGTGGTGCATGCTTTACTAGGCGTGTACAGGCTATGTACATCCctctcttaaaagaaaaaaaagaactctGCTACTTTGCTAAAAAATGAGGATTTGGCCAATATAATAGTGATACCAGCACATTTTTAGGATGACTTTAATTGCATTATTTCTCATCTTGTTAATGTATCACTCCTTTACCTACTAATTTCTGTTgtcattgtttcttttattttaaaaggctttACAGATCAATGAGTTGCCTGGTCTGAACTTCTGTGGCAGCAGTAACAGCACAGTGTTAAACAGTGGCGGTAGCTATCGAGAGACAGGCCAGATGTAAGTATTGTGGTACACTGAAATGAATCCCACCATCAGCAGCCTTAGAAGTCCTAGAACATCAGTCTGAGTATCAGAGATACTCACTGATGATCAGAGAATCTGTGAGCTTTTACATGGAAAAGAAACCTTTGATTGGATTCTACTGCATGGAACATTCTGCTTGTTGGCATATTTAGTATTTATGACACTAGAAATACCTCGTATTATGCTTCTTACCTTTCTTCAAACTGTATTTAGTGAGAgctatgcacacacacacacaattgTAAACCCTCACAAAATCCACTTCAGCTTCCTATGTGAAACTGGAGCTACAAGAAAAGTGAATTTACGATGGAAAATTAACCACTGACATAGAGCTGGTGCTTGCCCAGCCTGCTACACACATGCAACCACATTACAACTTCTAGAGATCTTCCTAGATCGTGCTGAGTGGGTTATCAAGTGACTAAGCTTATCAATGTGTGTGCATTAATCTGCAGGCCATGTACTGGAGAGGAGTATCTGGAGAGTCAAGGCATCGATATGAGCACCTGGGGGCTGTGGCAGAACCACCTGGCTCTGGCCTGCATGACACTCATCTTCCTCACCATCGCCTACCTCAAACTGCACTTCATGAAGAAGTTCTCTTAAAACCAGAGGGAAAGGCGCAATTCCCACTGATCAGCAGTTTGCTGAACGGATTGTGCAACTGACTTGATTATTTTTAAGGAGACATTTCTTTGTACTTTTATTATTACCCAAGTCAACAACATGAATGCCATCCTTGTATATTAAATACTTGCTGTTAATTTACTCTGTCAAAATGTTTAGCATGGCTCACTCCTCTGTgccacagaggaaaagaaaaagtgtaCAGCTGTTCATTTCCTCAAGAGACTGAATCAGTCTTTCTGCATATTCTAGCTATGATCTTGTCAAACACTATATCTAATATTTAGTGGCTTAACCTGAAATAAATAGTTCCATACTTTAATTAGCACCTACCTTCACCAGGAAGAAATTAGGTCTAAAATGATGCTTATCAGGACACCAACACAATCTCAGCTGCTTATGTGGTCACAGGATATGTGAGACAGGGACAAAATTCCTTTAATCCCAGTGCCTTTTTCTATTTGGGAATCATTACTGCGCTAGAATGTACTTATTGATGCCATCAAGCCTTTCTTGCCTCAGTCAAGTATAGAAGCACTGTGCTTTTAAATAAAGGTGTTGTTCTTACACGGCCAGTTCCCATGATGCTTTCCTGAAATTTGTATCTCCTCTGCAAAATTGCAAGTCATCTTCACTGTCCCATTAGTGCTGCTATCAAGAGTAGTTCTTAGTAATTTTTATGGGGACCAATTTCAAGTGCATGACTAAACAGGATGGCAGCACCTTTGTAAAAGTCCATAGATTGGAGCAATCACTTCCTGGCAGGCCAGTGTTTCCCTGGCCATGTGCAGCAATGCTAACACATCTCTTTTTTATCTGCAGAGTTATGCATAGTAAATGCATAATGATGCACAGTAGACAACTTTACAGCTCTTTCCTGGGTTGTTACTGTTCATCTTGTTGCTCCTGCAGTGTTTGCCCCAGCTTGCATAGGCCACAAAAAAAACCTTACAGGACCTCGTTTCTGTAAGAGATTTAGAAACTTGGAATACCCCGAACGGGAAGGGACCACAAGGATCAgtgagtccaactcctggtcctgcacaggacatccccagaggtcacaccctgtgcctgagagcattgtccaaacacttcttgaactctgtcaggcttggtgctgtgaccacttccctggggagactgttccagtgcccaaacaccctgtgGGTGaggaaccttttcctgatactCTGTCTAAAActtccctgacacagcttcaggccattccctctggGTTCTGTCATTGTCTCCCCAGAGAAGAGATCGgggcctgcccctcctcttcctctcatgCTGTGGATGTTGTGGACTGAGTTGGGGCATCCCCTCAAGTCtcttcttttccaggctgaacagaccaaatGACCTCAGCTACTCCCCACGACTTCCCCTCCAGATCCTCCACACTCTCAAGGCCTCTCTACCTTCAGTTACACCACTCCTTGAGAATGGGCAGCTTACATATGTTGTAAATTTAACATCTCCATACATATGACATTAGGATTCACTAATTATTGTATTGCATTGTTGGTAAGATGTCATGCTGCCGGGGAAAATAAAAGCTTCAGAGCACAAAAAATTGGCAGAGTGTGTTCTGTACCTTTAGCTTAGCCCTTTTTAAGCCAAAGGAAGCAGTGAGGAGATAAGAGTTATGttgttattaaaaacaaaaatacaggAACTCCTGTCCTGGAGTACCAGGTCCTGGTACTACAAAGAAATGAAAGCGGAAtttttgcttttggaaaagagaaaatcatcccagattttaaaatgtagaaatCTACAGTTGATTGAATTGCAGCTGGTCCTTGTAATTTCAACAAGTTATAAGCATGATCACACAGACTGTGTTCCAgtcataaaagaaaattatttctgtatataGCAGTGGCTTCTGAGAAAGGAAATGATCAAACTAAGTTGAACTACTCACATTTTGAACAGGCTTTGACACCTTATTGCACAGATAATATTTACCACAAAACTCCTATACTTTTCTTGCTTTCTACTACTTATTTCAGCAGCTGGTCATCCATAAGAATGTATTTACataaaagaaatgtttcttcCAGTACTTTCCAATACTTTATTCTGTAAACTTGTAAAATTCTGTACCTCAGTTGCATGGACAGAAATTACAGTAGTAGTAACGTCAGACTTCTCTCTCACACTACAGGCTTtaaattaagattttatttttctctttttgtccaGCACCGCACATGACATGTTCTAGTGAAAGGcgcccctgcccatggcaaggggttgGCAATAGGcaatctttaaagtcccttctaAATCCAAAATTCTATTATTCTATGATATATCTGGTTCTCCCCTTTAGTTTGGGGCAGATCAGGACAAATACAATTATAGATTAGTACAACTACAACTTCTTGCACAAGGCAGGAGACACATCATTCCTACCATTACTCAAAGGTATATTTTGCAAGCAGTGCAAGCAGAGGGGGAGAGACAATCAAGAGAACGGAAATGAGTCCAGAGTCCCCGAGGTCAGAAGGCTTTgagtggtgtgtgtgtgtgcctgtagGTTGATATTATGGAGATCCTTAATTGCTTTGTAAAAGCTTGACCTTGTGACAAGAATTGGACTCTCAAGAACCTCCTTCATAGCCCAAGGTTAATGGTCCTGACTTGTTTCTCACAATCTTTTTTATCTCCCCACTCTCATCAGGGGTGGATTTGTCCAGCATTCTTTTAGGGGTCCATGCCTCATTAAGCCTTTTTTTCATTAATCTGCTCCAAATTGGTCTTAAAATGATCCCTGCTTTCCACTGCAACTGGCTTGGGAGCTGAATTATCCCTGACATTTGCTCCTTTCGGCAGGATCTTAGCAAGAGAAGGTAACAGGATTAAGTAGTTTAGGGTGTTAAGACCCATGTATTGCTCAGGCTTAAAAGTGACAGAACTGCCTGATACCATTGttttcctgagatttttttgtcatttgcaTTTAGCATTTAAAAACTGTAATGTACAGAACTTAATGATTCTGATTATATCACTAACTCaactgaaaatgtgttttcatgtATAAAAATTCCTCTTTAGTTTTCGTACACTTTGACAGCAAGTGATTTAATCTGTACTCTTGGAAACTATATAAGACTTACTTTTATTTAGGTTGTAGAGTACTCAATCTAGTCGAAGATTTTTCTTTACATCCTCTGTCTGAACAacttcaattaaaataaatcacaagCTGAGGGTTGATACTTTCTAAAGAGATATTAAACTAATTTATTTCAATTAGTTTAAATGAAACTTTATGATAATAATCTTAAAAGATAccacttttaaattttatttgctttcagtACAGAAACTAAGGttttgatattttctgtgccagtAACTGGAAGTAATTGCTTTTTCCTTGTAGTGCATGTTCATGAAGGCAAGAATAGATAGCAAACGGGCTAGATACAGCTAATATATCACCCAGTTGAAGTGGTCATGTCCCAGGAAGAATATTCAAAACTTACACAGATTTAGAATGCCATTATTCAGAGctctatatttatttattaagaagaagaaaaaataaactgcagcCTAATCCTAAGAGCAGCCTAAGGAGTAAACCTGTATTAATTGAGAGCTTTTAATATGCAGAAGGGCACTGGCAAAACTGAAATCACTGGTATTCAATTCTACCCATTCTATTCAATTCAATTCTTCTTCTTTgtgctaaaaatatttaattatcaATAATTAAAATTGTTGGAACAATTCTTCTGGAATAAAGAATTGTTTCAGTGAATTTTGAAGCAGGTTAGTAAGCTTGGAGGCAGAGCAGTATGAATGGCTTTTGATGAGGAGGCAGAAGGCTAGACAGCATGGAAAATACACATAACCAGGACAACTGAATGACATAGGCTGCTGACTTTTCAAATGACGCATGTAAAAGGCCCATTACACTGACTTGGGGATTGTTACTTATTTTTCACAGTGTATCAAGGGTTTATAAATTGTATTTGTTCAAAAGCAAAGATTTAACAAGTGTCTGACTGCTTGCTGACCCTCTCATTCTCACCATGGGCCCTCATGTTCTACTGATGAAGCCACTACCACTGTCTGGATGCTTTGGGCTGCATAAAAAAATGTCATCATCTTTCTTGACTTCTGTGCTGGTGGATAAAATAAGAGCCTTGTAGGCTGCATACTAACCACCTGTGAGGAAAAACATTTGTTTCATTTGGGTTTTCCACAGGCATTGAGAAATGTACTTGTAGGTTAGCACTCCTCTAAAACAGAGAACAAATCAATAAAAAGGTTTGTAGTTCTGTGTTTTTGCAGTACAGAGCAAGAACTGGGAAAAAACACCATAAAGGACAGAAAGAATTTATGTCAGGTGGACACTAGAAGCTGTCAAACAATAATGATAATGAATATATCcactgaaaaggaagaaagaaaacaattagGATAGCAACATCAGAATGATCCCTGTTATGGATTTGTAATTACTTCAGTTTGCAAATTTTCTCTGGGATGCTGTTATACACTACAAGTATTCAAACTTTTATTTCCTGGATAAAAATTTTCAGTATTCCTTGCTACAGTGCCAGGTTTTCTGCACACTTCATACAAATGTTCTTCTAAAAGAGAACATCATAATttagaaaattgaaaaaaaaagatgaataGCTTTCTCATATTAACTGGTGAATGCCATTTTTATAAGCATCAACTTGCTGTCTCTTGAACATTCAGGGAAGTGAAAGTGCTCACTTTGTGTTCagctgtggttttttacacAAAAGCTACATAGCAGGAGGAGAGAGTATATAATCTGATAATGTAAATAGCAGCAATGCCA is a window encoding:
- the ABCG2 gene encoding broad substrate specificity ATP-binding cassette transporter ABCG2, yielding MAEDQPHLCIQMSESGTNGIPSKTQPLPDLAGRAGSVLTFHNICYHVKTKTGFPCFRKTTQKQVLKDVNGIMKPGLNAILGPTGSGKSSLLDILAARKDPHGLSGDILINGAPQPANFKCTSGYVVQDDVVMGTLTVRENLKFSAALRLPKSVKEHEKNERVNQIIKELGLSKVADSKVGTQFTRGVSGGERKRTNIGMELITDPAILFLDEPTTGLDSSTANAVLLLLKRMSKQGRTIIFSIHQPRYSIFRLFDSLTLLAAGRVLFHGPAQHAIEYFQSIGYQCEPYNNPADFFLDVINGDSTAVAMSKADDTERTEECSEYDKTLAEQLAEKYSNSAYYRETKAHLESISSGNKKKTKPLFQQITYANSFLHQLKWVSRRTFKNLIGNPQASIAQLGITALLGLVVGAIFFGLEENSAGLQNRVGAMFFLTTNQCFSSVSALELFVVEKKIFMHEYISGYYRTSAYFIAKLMADLIPIRTMPSIIFTCIVYFMLGLKPTAEAFFIMMFTLMMVSYTATSMALAIAAGQSVVTIANLLSTVAFVFMIIFSGLLVNLTSVMAWLSWLKYFSIPRYGMTALQINELPGLNFCGSSNSTVLNSGGSYRETGQMPCTGEEYLESQGIDMSTWGLWQNHLALACMTLIFLTIAYLKLHFMKKFS